In Onychomys torridus chromosome 15, mOncTor1.1, whole genome shotgun sequence, the following proteins share a genomic window:
- the Dab2 gene encoding disabled homolog 2 isoform X3 — protein sequence MSNEVETGTTNGQPDQQAAPKVPSKKEKKKGSEKTDEYLLARFKGDGVKYKAKLIGIDDVPDARGDKMSQDSMMKLKGMAAAGRSQGQHKQRIWVNISLSGIKIIDEKTGVIEHEHPVNKISFIARDVTDNRAFGYVCGGEGQHQFFAIKTGQQAEPLVVDLKDLFQVIYNVKKKEEEKKKVEEASKAEENGSEALMTLDDQANKLKLGVDQMDLFGDMSTPPDLNSPTSSANDLLASDIFASEPPGQTSPPGQPAAPQTNPLDLFKSSTPAPMGPLAGLGGVPVTPPQAGSWTPVVFSPSPAVVPGAIISGQPSGFGQPIVFSTTPAVQVWNQPSSFAAPVSPPAPAVWCSPAPVAPNAWSSPSPLGNPFQSNAFPPPAPTTQSSQMLPSVLATPPQPPPRNGPLKDIPSDAFTGLDPLGDKEVKEVKEMFKDFQLRQPPIIPSRKGETPPTGTSSAFSSYFSNKVGIPQEHGDHDDFDANQLLSKINEPPKPAPRQGVLSGTKSPDNSLENPFSKGGFNSSQPSVASQPASSDAHRSPFGNPFA from the exons GTTCTGAAAAGACAGATGAGTATCTGTTGGCCAGGTTCAAAGGTGATGGTGTGAAATACAAGGCCAAGCTAATTGGTATTGATGATGTACCTGATGCAAGAGGAGACAAAATGAGCCAAGATTCTATGATGAAACTCAAG GGAATGGCAGCAGCTGGTCGGTCTCAAGGACAGCACAAACAACGGATCTGGGTCAACATTTCCCTGTCTGGCATAAAAATTATTGATGAGAAAACTGGG GTAATAGAGCATGAGCATCCAGTAAATaagatctctttcattgctcgTGATGTAACAGACAATAGAGCATTTGGTTATGTGTGTGGAGGAGAAGGCCAGCATCAATTTTTTGCCATAAAAACAGGGCAACAG GCTGAACCATTAGTCGTGGACCTTAAAGACCTTTTTCAAGTTATCTATAatgtaaagaaaaaggaagaagaaaagaaaaag GTTGAAGAAGCCAGCAAAGCAGAAGAG AATGGGAGTGAGGCCCTAATGACCCTTGATGATCAAGCTAACAAACTGAAGCTG GGTGTTGACCAGATGGATTTGTTTGGGGACATGTCTACACCTCCTGACCTAAATAGTCCAACa TCGTCAGCAAATGACTTGCTTGCATCAGACATCTTTGCCTCAGAACCTCCAGGCCAGACATCACCCCCAGGACAACCTGCGGCCCCTCAGACCAATCCTTTGGATCTCTTCAAATCAAGTACTCCTGCCCCAATGGGGCCCCTTGCAGGTCTAG gtGGTGTTCCAGTAACACCCCCTCAAGCAGGATCTTGGACCCCTGTTGTCTTCAGCCCCTCTCCAGCTGTGGTCCCAGGAGCCATAATAAGTGGCCAGCCTTCAGGTTTTGGTCAGCCAATCGTTTTTAGTACAACCCCAGCAGTTCAAGTTTGGAATCAACCTTCATCATTTGCAGCCCCAGtctcccctccagcccctgcagTATGGTGTTCTCCTGCACCTGTGGCACCCAATGCTTGGTCATCCCCAAGCCCTCTGGGGAATCCTTTTCAGAGTAACGCCTTCCCACCTCCCGCCCCAACCACTCAGTCCTCTCAAATGCTTCCTTCTGTTCTGGCCACACCTCCTCAACCACCTCCCAGAAATGGCCCACTAAAGGACATCCCCAGTGATGCTTTCACTGGCTTAGACCCACTTGGGGACAAAGAAGTGAAGGAAGTGAAGGAAATGTTTAAGGACTTCCAGCTGCGGCAGCCACCTATTATACCCTCAAGGAAGGGAGAGACCCCTCCCACTGGGACTTCAAGTGCCTTCTCCAGTTACTTCAGCAATAAAGTTGGCATTCCTCAGGAGCATGGAGACCATGATGATTTTGATGCCAATCAGCTGTTGAGCAAGATTAATG AACCGCCAAAGCCAGCTCCCAGGCAAGGTGTCCTCTCGGGTACCAAGTCTCCTGACAATTCACTTGAGAACCCGTTCTCTAAAGGAGGCTTCAATTCATCACAGCCCTCC gtGGCTTCTCAACCTGCATCTTCTGATGCCCACAGGAGTCCTTTTGGAAATCCTTTCGCCTAG
- the Dab2 gene encoding disabled homolog 2 isoform X1 produces MSNEVETGTTNGQPDQQAAPKVPSKKEKKKGSEKTDEYLLARFKGDGVKYKAKLIGIDDVPDARGDKMSQDSMMKLKGMAAAGRSQGQHKQRIWVNISLSGIKIIDEKTGVIEHEHPVNKISFIARDVTDNRAFGYVCGGEGQHQFFAIKTGQQAEPLVVDLKDLFQVIYNVKKKEEEKKKVEEASKAEENGSEALMTLDDQANKLKLGVDQMDLFGDMSTPPDLNSPTESKDILLVDLNSEIDTNQNSLRENPFLTNGVTSCSLPRPKPQASFLPENAFSANLNFFPTPNPDPFRDDPFAQPDQSAPSSIDSLTSPDQKKANLSSLSTPQSKGPLNGDTDYFGQQFDQISNRTGKQETQAGPWSYPSSQTQQAVRTQNGVSEREQNGFHIKSSPNPFVGSPPKGLSVPNGVKQDLESSVQSSAHDSIAIIPPPQSTKPGRGRRTAKSSANDLLASDIFASEPPGQTSPPGQPAAPQTNPLDLFKSSTPAPMGPLAGLGGVPVTPPQAGSWTPVVFSPSPAVVPGAIISGQPSGFGQPIVFSTTPAVQVWNQPSSFAAPVSPPAPAVWCSPAPVAPNAWSSPSPLGNPFQSNAFPPPAPTTQSSQMLPSVLATPPQPPPRNGPLKDIPSDAFTGLDPLGDKEVKEVKEMFKDFQLRQPPIIPSRKGETPPTGTSSAFSSYFSNKVGIPQEHGDHDDFDANQLLSKINEPPKPAPRQGVLSGTKSPDNSLENPFSKGGFNSSQPSVASQPASSDAHRSPFGNPFA; encoded by the exons GTTCTGAAAAGACAGATGAGTATCTGTTGGCCAGGTTCAAAGGTGATGGTGTGAAATACAAGGCCAAGCTAATTGGTATTGATGATGTACCTGATGCAAGAGGAGACAAAATGAGCCAAGATTCTATGATGAAACTCAAG GGAATGGCAGCAGCTGGTCGGTCTCAAGGACAGCACAAACAACGGATCTGGGTCAACATTTCCCTGTCTGGCATAAAAATTATTGATGAGAAAACTGGG GTAATAGAGCATGAGCATCCAGTAAATaagatctctttcattgctcgTGATGTAACAGACAATAGAGCATTTGGTTATGTGTGTGGAGGAGAAGGCCAGCATCAATTTTTTGCCATAAAAACAGGGCAACAG GCTGAACCATTAGTCGTGGACCTTAAAGACCTTTTTCAAGTTATCTATAatgtaaagaaaaaggaagaagaaaagaaaaag GTTGAAGAAGCCAGCAAAGCAGAAGAG AATGGGAGTGAGGCCCTAATGACCCTTGATGATCAAGCTAACAAACTGAAGCTG GGTGTTGACCAGATGGATTTGTTTGGGGACATGTCTACACCTCCTGACCTAAATAGTCCAACa GAAAGCAAAGATATCCTGTTAGTGGATCTAAACTCTGAAATCGACACCAATCAGAACTCTTTAAGAGAAAATCCATTCTTAACAAATGGCGTCACCTCCTGTTCTCTCCCTCGACCAAAGCCTCAGGCGTCCTTCTTGCCTGAGAATGCCTTTTCTGCCAATCTCAACTTTTTTCCCACCCCTAACCCTGATCCTTTCCGTGATGATCCTTTTGCACAGCCAGACCAATCGGCACCCTCTTCGATTGATTCTCTCACATCTCCAGATCAGAAGAAAGCGAATTTGAGTAGCTTGTCTACTCCTCAGAGTAAAGGGCCCCTGAACGGTGATACAGATTACTTTGGTCAGCAATTTGACCAGATCTCTAACCGGACTGGCAAACAGGAAACTCAGGCAGGCCCGTGGTCCTATCCAAGTTCGCAAACCCAGCAAGCAGTGAGAACTCAGAATGGGGTATCTGAAAGAGAACAGAACGGCTTCCATATCAAATCTTCCCCGAACCCTTTTGTGGGAAGCCCTCCCAAAGGACTATCGGTACCGAATGGCGTAAAGCAGGACTTGGAAAGCTCTGTCCAGTCCTCAGCGCATGACTCCATAGCCATTATCCCACCTCCACAAAGTACCAAACCgggaagaggcagaaggactgcTAAG TCGTCAGCAAATGACTTGCTTGCATCAGACATCTTTGCCTCAGAACCTCCAGGCCAGACATCACCCCCAGGACAACCTGCGGCCCCTCAGACCAATCCTTTGGATCTCTTCAAATCAAGTACTCCTGCCCCAATGGGGCCCCTTGCAGGTCTAG gtGGTGTTCCAGTAACACCCCCTCAAGCAGGATCTTGGACCCCTGTTGTCTTCAGCCCCTCTCCAGCTGTGGTCCCAGGAGCCATAATAAGTGGCCAGCCTTCAGGTTTTGGTCAGCCAATCGTTTTTAGTACAACCCCAGCAGTTCAAGTTTGGAATCAACCTTCATCATTTGCAGCCCCAGtctcccctccagcccctgcagTATGGTGTTCTCCTGCACCTGTGGCACCCAATGCTTGGTCATCCCCAAGCCCTCTGGGGAATCCTTTTCAGAGTAACGCCTTCCCACCTCCCGCCCCAACCACTCAGTCCTCTCAAATGCTTCCTTCTGTTCTGGCCACACCTCCTCAACCACCTCCCAGAAATGGCCCACTAAAGGACATCCCCAGTGATGCTTTCACTGGCTTAGACCCACTTGGGGACAAAGAAGTGAAGGAAGTGAAGGAAATGTTTAAGGACTTCCAGCTGCGGCAGCCACCTATTATACCCTCAAGGAAGGGAGAGACCCCTCCCACTGGGACTTCAAGTGCCTTCTCCAGTTACTTCAGCAATAAAGTTGGCATTCCTCAGGAGCATGGAGACCATGATGATTTTGATGCCAATCAGCTGTTGAGCAAGATTAATG AACCGCCAAAGCCAGCTCCCAGGCAAGGTGTCCTCTCGGGTACCAAGTCTCCTGACAATTCACTTGAGAACCCGTTCTCTAAAGGAGGCTTCAATTCATCACAGCCCTCC gtGGCTTCTCAACCTGCATCTTCTGATGCCCACAGGAGTCCTTTTGGAAATCCTTTCGCCTAG
- the Dab2 gene encoding disabled homolog 2 isoform X2: MSNEVETGTTNGQPDQQAAPKVPSKKEKKKGSEKTDEYLLARFKGDGVKYKAKLIGIDDVPDARGDKMSQDSMMKLKGMAAAGRSQGQHKQRIWVNISLSGIKIIDEKTGVIEHEHPVNKISFIARDVTDNRAFGYVCGGEGQHQFFAIKTGQQAEPLVVDLKDLFQVIYNVKKKEEEKKKVEEASKAEENGSEALMTLDDQANKLKLESKDILLVDLNSEIDTNQNSLRENPFLTNGVTSCSLPRPKPQASFLPENAFSANLNFFPTPNPDPFRDDPFAQPDQSAPSSIDSLTSPDQKKANLSSLSTPQSKGPLNGDTDYFGQQFDQISNRTGKQETQAGPWSYPSSQTQQAVRTQNGVSEREQNGFHIKSSPNPFVGSPPKGLSVPNGVKQDLESSVQSSAHDSIAIIPPPQSTKPGRGRRTAKSSANDLLASDIFASEPPGQTSPPGQPAAPQTNPLDLFKSSTPAPMGPLAGLGGVPVTPPQAGSWTPVVFSPSPAVVPGAIISGQPSGFGQPIVFSTTPAVQVWNQPSSFAAPVSPPAPAVWCSPAPVAPNAWSSPSPLGNPFQSNAFPPPAPTTQSSQMLPSVLATPPQPPPRNGPLKDIPSDAFTGLDPLGDKEVKEVKEMFKDFQLRQPPIIPSRKGETPPTGTSSAFSSYFSNKVGIPQEHGDHDDFDANQLLSKINEPPKPAPRQGVLSGTKSPDNSLENPFSKGGFNSSQPSVASQPASSDAHRSPFGNPFA, from the exons GTTCTGAAAAGACAGATGAGTATCTGTTGGCCAGGTTCAAAGGTGATGGTGTGAAATACAAGGCCAAGCTAATTGGTATTGATGATGTACCTGATGCAAGAGGAGACAAAATGAGCCAAGATTCTATGATGAAACTCAAG GGAATGGCAGCAGCTGGTCGGTCTCAAGGACAGCACAAACAACGGATCTGGGTCAACATTTCCCTGTCTGGCATAAAAATTATTGATGAGAAAACTGGG GTAATAGAGCATGAGCATCCAGTAAATaagatctctttcattgctcgTGATGTAACAGACAATAGAGCATTTGGTTATGTGTGTGGAGGAGAAGGCCAGCATCAATTTTTTGCCATAAAAACAGGGCAACAG GCTGAACCATTAGTCGTGGACCTTAAAGACCTTTTTCAAGTTATCTATAatgtaaagaaaaaggaagaagaaaagaaaaag GTTGAAGAAGCCAGCAAAGCAGAAGAG AATGGGAGTGAGGCCCTAATGACCCTTGATGATCAAGCTAACAAACTGAAGCTG GAAAGCAAAGATATCCTGTTAGTGGATCTAAACTCTGAAATCGACACCAATCAGAACTCTTTAAGAGAAAATCCATTCTTAACAAATGGCGTCACCTCCTGTTCTCTCCCTCGACCAAAGCCTCAGGCGTCCTTCTTGCCTGAGAATGCCTTTTCTGCCAATCTCAACTTTTTTCCCACCCCTAACCCTGATCCTTTCCGTGATGATCCTTTTGCACAGCCAGACCAATCGGCACCCTCTTCGATTGATTCTCTCACATCTCCAGATCAGAAGAAAGCGAATTTGAGTAGCTTGTCTACTCCTCAGAGTAAAGGGCCCCTGAACGGTGATACAGATTACTTTGGTCAGCAATTTGACCAGATCTCTAACCGGACTGGCAAACAGGAAACTCAGGCAGGCCCGTGGTCCTATCCAAGTTCGCAAACCCAGCAAGCAGTGAGAACTCAGAATGGGGTATCTGAAAGAGAACAGAACGGCTTCCATATCAAATCTTCCCCGAACCCTTTTGTGGGAAGCCCTCCCAAAGGACTATCGGTACCGAATGGCGTAAAGCAGGACTTGGAAAGCTCTGTCCAGTCCTCAGCGCATGACTCCATAGCCATTATCCCACCTCCACAAAGTACCAAACCgggaagaggcagaaggactgcTAAG TCGTCAGCAAATGACTTGCTTGCATCAGACATCTTTGCCTCAGAACCTCCAGGCCAGACATCACCCCCAGGACAACCTGCGGCCCCTCAGACCAATCCTTTGGATCTCTTCAAATCAAGTACTCCTGCCCCAATGGGGCCCCTTGCAGGTCTAG gtGGTGTTCCAGTAACACCCCCTCAAGCAGGATCTTGGACCCCTGTTGTCTTCAGCCCCTCTCCAGCTGTGGTCCCAGGAGCCATAATAAGTGGCCAGCCTTCAGGTTTTGGTCAGCCAATCGTTTTTAGTACAACCCCAGCAGTTCAAGTTTGGAATCAACCTTCATCATTTGCAGCCCCAGtctcccctccagcccctgcagTATGGTGTTCTCCTGCACCTGTGGCACCCAATGCTTGGTCATCCCCAAGCCCTCTGGGGAATCCTTTTCAGAGTAACGCCTTCCCACCTCCCGCCCCAACCACTCAGTCCTCTCAAATGCTTCCTTCTGTTCTGGCCACACCTCCTCAACCACCTCCCAGAAATGGCCCACTAAAGGACATCCCCAGTGATGCTTTCACTGGCTTAGACCCACTTGGGGACAAAGAAGTGAAGGAAGTGAAGGAAATGTTTAAGGACTTCCAGCTGCGGCAGCCACCTATTATACCCTCAAGGAAGGGAGAGACCCCTCCCACTGGGACTTCAAGTGCCTTCTCCAGTTACTTCAGCAATAAAGTTGGCATTCCTCAGGAGCATGGAGACCATGATGATTTTGATGCCAATCAGCTGTTGAGCAAGATTAATG AACCGCCAAAGCCAGCTCCCAGGCAAGGTGTCCTCTCGGGTACCAAGTCTCCTGACAATTCACTTGAGAACCCGTTCTCTAAAGGAGGCTTCAATTCATCACAGCCCTCC gtGGCTTCTCAACCTGCATCTTCTGATGCCCACAGGAGTCCTTTTGGAAATCCTTTCGCCTAG